Below is a window of Zygotorulaspora mrakii chromosome 3, complete sequence DNA.
TGCAATATGAAAAGTGCTGGAAAGCCGTTTGCAAAAAAGATgtgaagaaataaaaatatctcCCGGGGGCGAGTCGAACGCCCGATCTCAAGATtactttgttgtttttcaacACACATTACAGTCTTGCGCCTTAAACCAACTTGGCTACCGAGAGTATTTAATTGGATGAAAGCTGTAGGGTGATGGTGTATACAAATATGGCAGTTTACATCATGTTTTTCCGTTGAAAATTTCGTCCGTTCGGACCCAATCAAGACTATCGTAATGCCCCCGATAGGAGCTGCACCATGTTAAAAGTATACTAGGTTCGGGTTTTTTGACTGCGTCACAGATTGGTATAGTTGGGTGGAGTTTTACGCGGTTTGCTCTATTCCGTTTCCTTTGATAACTTGGCTGAGGTCACTCGACGCAATCATCTAAGTGTATATAGATCAGAAGTATCAGTAATAGCATGGGCTCGCAACCTTCAAAACCAGGCGAAATCACGGTGTTTCAACCAAAGACACAAATTGACTTCTCAGAGACGCTGTTGTCTCAATTGGAATCTTCCAAGGAAACGAATTACACAAGAAAGCAGTTGGCGGACCGATACATCGAACAGAGAGTGTCCGATAGGCTGTCGGAGCTGGAAGAAGagactttgaaaaagtttgaGAGCAAGTTGCAGAACTCGTTGCTTCAGAGTGATAAGACAGATGAATCTGGCGTATCGTCCAATCTGTTGAACGAgaagattgaaaaacttaacaaaaaattggacTCCTTGCAAGAGATGGACAAATCCAGGAGCTCGAAGTTTGGTGAGGATCCAGctaagaaaaatttgcGTAAATGCCTTTTG
It encodes the following:
- the MIC19 gene encoding Mic19p (similar to Saccharomyces cerevisiae YFR011C; ancestral locus Anc_1.370) — protein: MGSQPSKPGEITVFQPKTQIDFSETLLSQLESSKETNYTRKQLADRYIEQRVSDRLSELEEETLKKFESKLQNSLLQSDKTDESGVSSNLLNEKIEKLNKKLDSLQEMDKSRSSKFGEDPAKKNLRKCLLENKGKPLNCYVEIEKFKKLVMDQV